The following are encoded together in the Candidatus Methylomirabilis oxygeniifera genome:
- a CDS encoding Peptidase M48, Ste24p precursor yields MAVGLIMIVLAACQTVPISGRSQLLLVSEADEVQLGVQSYQEILRQSKVSTDQKVLKMVRRVGMRIATATGRTDLKWEFTVIKDDQVNAFALPGGKVAVYTGLLPVTRDETGLAVVLGHEVAHAVARHGAERLTQELVVKTGLEATKLALSNRDPDTVKTVSALLGAGATYGLILPWSRAQESEADRLGLVYMAKAGYNPRAARDLWTRMAGVSKGQGRPSEFLSTHPSEATRIRQITEWLPEALQYYKPRR; encoded by the coding sequence TTGGCGGTCGGTCTGATCATGATCGTACTTGCCGCGTGCCAGACTGTCCCCATCTCTGGACGCTCCCAGTTGCTGCTCGTGTCTGAGGCCGATGAGGTCCAGTTGGGGGTGCAGTCGTATCAGGAGATTCTCCGCCAATCCAAAGTCTCGACGGATCAGAAGGTACTCAAGATGGTACGCCGTGTCGGGATGCGGATTGCAACGGCAACAGGACGTACGGATCTGAAATGGGAGTTTACGGTTATTAAGGACGATCAGGTCAACGCCTTTGCGCTTCCCGGCGGCAAGGTGGCCGTCTACACCGGGTTGTTGCCCGTCACGCGGGACGAAACAGGTCTTGCGGTGGTGTTGGGACACGAGGTCGCCCATGCCGTTGCGCGCCATGGTGCGGAGCGGCTCACCCAAGAACTGGTCGTAAAGACCGGCCTCGAGGCAACTAAATTGGCCCTGTCGAATCGTGATCCGGACACGGTCAAAACGGTCAGCGCACTCCTCGGAGCGGGAGCGACCTACGGCTTGATCCTTCCATGGAGCCGAGCACAGGAATCAGAGGCGGATCGGCTTGGTCTCGTCTATATGGCAAAGGCAGGCTATAATCCGCGCGCCGCTCGTGATCTGTGGACTCGTATGGCTGGGGTCTCCAAGGGGCAGGGACGTCCTTCGGAGTTCTTGTCGACCCATCCGTCGGAGGCGACACGAATCCGACAGATTACGGAGTGGTTGCCGGAGGCGCTCCAATATTACAAGCCCCGCCGTTGA